The Fusarium poae strain DAOMC 252244 chromosome 2, whole genome shotgun sequence nucleotide sequence TATTTACACGCACATCGCCAGTCAATATCCCGGAGTAATGAGAAGCTTCATTGCAGTTGCCAATATGGAGCTAAGAGCAAAAGATCTCCTCACCGCACAGGACGCTATCGACCCGGCTGGGGTTCTGGAAAGGGCAAGTCGACTTGGGTCCTCTGCAACTGTCCATTATACACAGGCTCTACAAGATTTGTCGTCTTTACTAAGCCATATTTACCAGACAGGAGAACAGAGTTGTGATGTCGACGCCTTGTTCACTATGTGGTTCCTTATTCTGAAGTACGAGGCTCACGATTCAGAAACCATTGGGTCATCTTTATTGCATCTCGAAGGAATTAGATCTTTTTTAAGACCATATCTGCAAGGAGATGAACAGAAGAGACTACCGTGCATAGCGCAGGGAATGCTCTTGTACACTCTGTAAGTCAAGCACCCAACACTTGGTCTCACGTATACTAACAGAATACAGGTATCTGGATGCAGATTCGGCTACAGGGAACCCCAACAGCGGTCAATTCTGTCTCGACTTTCTCTCCCGTGATGCTCACGACTATATTTCGCATGAACACCTCTTTCTTAGCGTAAGATCGGCTCTTCCCAAGATCTGGGGCGAGCAATATCCTGTATACGAACTTCTAGACGATTTGGAGAATTACCGCCCGCTACGTCTGTATCATCTATGTCAAGGAGCGAAGTTGGAGCTTCTCAGACTcgcgagatcaacaacacATGATGTATCGGAGGAAGATAGTCTAAAGAAACTCTGGCGACATGTTGAGCATTTCGGTGATGTATGGAAATGACTGAAAATGGTGATTTTGGCTGACAGTTATAGGAATTTGTAGACATCTTACTCCTTGCTAAGAAAACCCCCAGTTCGGGTGGTAAACGTCTCATGTGGACAGTCTACTCCGCAGCACTCGACTTTCATGCCCTTCAAATCCTGTGTTCAAGCCTAGACACATACCACGAAACATCTTTTCAACCCGAGACTTCACTATCATATATCTTCGCTATCGCGACCAAAGCATTGACTGAAGATCCACGACAAATCTATCGTTTCATGTGGTCACTTTCTGTGGCGTTAGGGAAGACGCAGGGGTATAGTAGTCAGGCTTGGTTATCTACACAACTTGCCAGGGCTCGGGTCTTGTTACCACGATTTGGTGTTCCGGGATTAGTTTTGGAGCAATGCAGCGGACTTCAGATAAGCAATGAGGGATAACAGAACCTCGGTTGTGTAAAAGTGCATTTATTCTAGTTCTATTCCTGAACtctatagatttaattaaaCATTGATGGTGAAGGATTCCGTCAATGGGAGATTGCGACTGCTTCCGCCGACAAATATCGTGTAGTTACCAGACTGTAGTACCCAGTCCTGTTTGACGACATCCCACACGCTAAGATCACGTCTGGTAATCTCGAATGGGATTTCAACTGAGTCGCCCTTGTCTAGTTTCACCTTTTCAAAGCCTCGAAGTTGCTTGGGAGGACTGTTGGGGATAGCAACGTAGAGTTGGGCAACCTCTTCGCCACTCCTCTCACCGCTGTTGGAAACCGTGGCTTGAACAGTGGCATATGTCTCCCAAAGATCACCAGTGACGGCAGAAGATCCCGTCTGACCAACCTTGATGGAGAGTGAGGTGTAATCAAACATGGTGTAACTCAACCCAAAGCCAAACTCGTACCTTGGTGTGATATCACGGTTATCGAAAGAGCGATAATCGAGATAGACACCCTCAGTAAAATCGCACTGAGGGTCCGTACTATCTCCTTCCCGTCCACAAGGCTCGTACGGTGTATAATCACTCTCGTTCTTCGCAATGGTGTAAGGTAGCTTTCCCGAAAAGTCGGCCTCGCCATAGAGGAGTTTCACCAAGGCTTCGCCACTATCTTGACCCGGAAGATGAGCGATGATAGTAGCCGTGATGTTAGGATGGTCGATCCACTGATCGACCAGACGAATGCCAGCCGCATGAATGACTACTATAGTATTTGCGCACTTGGATGCGACGTTGAGAATCAGACCATCACTGAAGTCGTCATGGAGCCCGTCGCGATCCCAGCCTTCTGTCGCCATGGCGTTGATAAAGACAAGGCAGACGTCACTTGCGCCGTTGACATCCGGATCAGGGGAAGACAGATCCCAATTAACCCAACCTCCGTCTTTGGCGGCTCTTTGCTGAATAGCACTGAGGGGCTGAATCATGTCAGATGACGGTTTAGAAATTGTACAAGGGTAGACTCACATCGCTGATGTATGGGGGCGAATTGGCAGCAGCTCTTCCGCCAGAGACAATGGTTCCTCCTCTTGCAGCTTGATCAAAGTGATGTTCATCGCCAAGAACAGCTTGACCCATCTCTGGCGAAGACGTATATCCAAGCTCGAATAATTTACCGGTGTTCTTGGTCTCGGCAACCGTGGCATCATATCCAAAGACGGAGATCATCTTGGGGTTCTTCTTGAAAGGAAGCGCCTTGTTCTCATTCTTGACAAGTACATGTCCTGCGATGGCCCCTTCGAGCAACGTTGGTCGTGATTCAGGAATCCGAGCTTCTACCTGTTCgtgaggaagagaaaggttCTTCATTCCGATGCCCGGAGTTGGGAAAGCGTTGTCTTGGCCGACGAGATACCAAGCAGCTAGGATTCTGGAACACTGTCAGCAAGAGTAAACAGGATTGTGAGTGAGACAAACCTGGTAGCCATATCAGTAACCCTGTCCTCCTTGACACTGCCATTCCCAACCGCCATGGTCAAGTTCTCTCCCCAAAATCCCCCCATAGGCATGACCATGTCGAGTCCTGCATTTGCGCTTTCAAGATTATGCTGGGCATTCCAATCCAACAGAACAAACCCATCGAATTCAAGCTCAGACTTGAGGATTCCATTCATCAACTTGCTGTTCTCACAAGCATAGGTACCATTCACGCGGTTATACGCGCACATGACTGATGCAACACCTGCTTTGACGGAATCGACGAAGGGCCAGAGATAGTACTCGTGAAGAGTCTTGTCATCAATGTTGGAAGAGACGGCCTCGATGCCGTGATAGGGGCGACGATAAGTCTCTTGTTCGTTTGCGATGAAGTGCTGTGAATGTTAGTCGTGAACTTTCTCTTATTGCAGGACCTACTGACCTTGACATTGGCAATGACTCCAGCGTCTTGGTGTCCGATGATGGATTCTGCGCTGAGTTTGCCTGTGAGGTAGGGGTCGACTGAGAAACCTTCCCAGTTGCGACCACCAAGTGGTGTTCTTCCCAAAGGTCCAACGTTGGGGCCAAGCAGGACATTTACTTGAAAATCATTAGTATCCTACAGCAATCTTTTCATGTCGACGACTCACCTCCTTTGGCCTTGAACTCTTTTCCCATATAGTAGCCCCTCTGGTAGGTCAAGTTCTTATCCCAACTTGCACCAACATGTAAAGCAGATGGGTACGAATTCACAAGGTCGGTTGCTCTGACGCCATTGCCAGCATCGTGAAGGCATAATCCCGGCCATCCTAAACGCGGTATCGTTCCAGTGTTACCAGCGCAGACATTGTCGGCGGCAAAACCACGCGTCACATTGACTTTTTCTTCAAGTGTCAAGTGAGCGACAAATTCTTGAGCTTTAGAGTAGGCGCTCTTCCAGATGCCTCTACCTTCGCCTTGTGCTGTATTTGGAGGTTAGCTTCGCAGCAGTCAGGGGTATCTTGGTGGGCAAGCTAGGTAGCTAATTGACTTACGAGATGGGTACTCTTCGTGGGTGGGCTCAGCAGGACGCGATAAGACTCTTGTCGCTTGCAATGCAAGACACAATAATTGAGAAGGCCACATCATGAAATGTTCTTGTCAATTTCTCATGACGTGACTTTGTAGTGCTGATGATGAGTACGTGCTTGTTATTTATCAATGCACTTGCTTCAGTGGTCTGTCTCACTCACAACAAGATAGCCGAAGGTTAACCGTTGTTGCTCCACTAGAACAACGTCACAAACAGGGATAGTGGAAGCTCCGTCAACTCCAACAGGTCTTTATCCCAGTCTCTGAACTCACCGCCAAGTATATTGACAAATCGGAGGGCTTTCCGATGATACAGGGTAGTACTCTTCCCTTGATGATCCTCTCCCAAGTTGCAATCCGGACTGCCGGGGCCTCGAGGAACGAACGAGTTTCCCCGCAGTCAAACGACTGATGAGATGTTTCCGTGCAATTGCCCTGAATCATGTTGTTCAAGCCCATTTTGGGAAGCTTCTGAGGCTTTGCAGCTAATTCACATGATTTGTGGACTGACTCATTCTTGAAGTGGTTGTGTCTCGAAGTCTGATAGCTTGAGAACTGATTCTCACAGGGAAGATCAATGAACACCATGGAACAGAACAATTGACTTGAGTGGCCATTCACTTCAGAATCTTACTCTGGACAAAATTCGATTTTGTCAGACACTGCCTTGTGAGTGTGATACAGAAGACTGACCAAAAAGCAATTCACCTACATAATTTAACTGCGAAACTTGAAGTCGCACAATACTGATTGACTCATCATCATTATGCAGAACAAACATTGTGACTCCGCCATTTCTAAACCACTCGCTGTAGTTTTACGACCGAAACGAAGCTGCAAGTGAGTCTTTCATAAGCAATAAGCCTGGATGCTCCGTCGCTCGATTACCGAGCTTGTTGTAAAACCGAGTCGCGAGCTGAACAGCACAACATGACCTTCAACACTTTTTTTGAGGACGTGGGGCTTCGAACTACGCAGTCCTGCGTAGCACATCTCCATTTTTCGGTGAAGAAAGGCTCCATCACTGGGTCTGTGATACCAAGTTCCTTCTGTGTAACATACTTATGGTGGTATAGTTCGCCCTGCTATTGTGAAGTCGTATTGATTAGATGGTTATTGGTAAAGAACGTGAGGCGAGCGAAGTCGCGGACACAATTGACCAAGCGAACCCAAAATGATTAAGCCATATAAATGAACTAGTCAAGAAAGTCTTGTGATAGATATGTATTATTTTGAGGCCCTCCAGCTTGCAATAATTTGATGCTATAGTGTGGGATGAAGCAGGCTGTGCTGACCACCTTTGCAAGGATAACCAACTTGTAGCTCTACTATGTACAGAGCCAAAAGTGAGGCTCTGTCAGAGGTTTAGGTAGAATGGTGCTAACCTTATATCATCACTGGGACATTCTAACATCCATATCAAGCCAAGTCTTTGTCCGTGAAGACCTAGCTTGCAATGGCTTCAAGCAGCAAACCCGACTCACCACTTGTCCGTACTCGCAGGTTGATAAGCCAGAATGCACATATCCTACTGACACCAAGCCCTCCATCATCAGACACTCCTTCACTTGTATCGAGCACTACAGACTGCAATGAGGCACCAGCAAGCACTTTCTCAACACCAGGGCAAGATGCATCGTGGTTAGGCCAAGGTACATCAACTGGGATACCAAGTCCCAATCTTCCACATCGCAGTGGTAGAAGGCAATGCAGACGGTACATATGGTACTCACCCCGATGTATAAGAGTCGCGATTGAGTGGCAGGTTAGCCTTGTACGGAAAAGACAATTGCATTCCCTTGATAAGCTTAGGGAAGAAGCGCAAAAGCTTTGCCAGACTAATAAAGAACTGTTGGAAATCCTCagacagaaaaagaaaaagctttgCATGATCATTTGGAGTTAAAGGCATATACGCTAGTCTTAGAGAGGAGGCTTAGAAAGTCAGAAGAGGACTTACGAGAGCTCCAAGAAACACAAGACACGAAAAGAGTTCTGCGTTGGGAATATCAAGGCGTCAAACAATGTTCAAACAAGAACGCCAGTGAACACAAATGGATCCCCCCGAACACCCCAGAAGCCACAAAAGAGAACATAATATATTTAGAAGAAAGGTGGAATAAAACAGCAAAGGAGAGAGAAGAAATCAGGGACCAAGCAACTGAGTACAAAACAAAGAACACTACGCTGAAGGAAAACAAAGTTAAGCTCGAGACAGATAACAACGAGCTTACCAAGTATGATACCTTAAGACTGAGATGGGATCTAGAAGAGGTTGAAAAACGGTTAAACCGATATGAGAGAGGCAATGCTACCCTGAAACAAGAGAAAGTCGAGCTCGAGAAAGACAACGTCAGGCTTCTGAAGCAGCGAGACGAATGTGTATCTGAGGCTTCCAATCAGAAACTGTCACAGGTACAGGCATCAATGCAAACAAATTTCACAAATCAAACTATCAGTACTACAACAGAAGGAAACTATGTTGCTACTATAGATTGGAAGGAAGATGCTATCAACTATTATATGAAGAtgtccgaggcgtaagtcccgaagtatacattaaaAATCAACTCAATAATAaacacagtttttgaacctagatgctGATAAAGGTCCAGATGCTATCAACCATTCAGCTTCCCAAGATGGCGACGAGGCATCAAGCGACGTTCCAGTACACGAAAAAGAAACTCAAGAAAACCACCGAGAAGGATACCGTCTGGAGAGTGATCAGGACAAAGAACACGATTTTCTAGAGTACGATGCTTTGCTGAAACATAGCGAAGAAAGCCTTGAACGACTTCTGGCCACCAACAGCGATGAAGCCTCTGAACGGAATACTGAACCAGGCACAAATGAACAACAGCGCACGAATGAACTTACAGCTCAAGGGGATGCAACTGTGACTGAAACTCCAGCTGGTATGATATTGGCAGAACGACAAGTCGTGCCTTTGAAAGAACCTGTCCCCCAATCCCATACACCTGTTCACAATTCAAAACGGCGAAGGAACAATAAAGTAAGCAAGATACACAAACACAGACtcaaagaagatgaagaatcCCGTCAGCAGAAAGACGCTCGGCGCAGCCATCGGTCTAAAAACAACAAGAAACGACATACACCGGCAAGTAGGACTCATCGAACCCAGAAGCAAAAGAGAGTTGTAACACAACTTGCCTGGGTCAAGCGTTTGAAACAcccaagaagcttcttgaagatTTATTACAACATGAAAGGCATATTTGATGAGATGTGCAAGGCTGGGAGAAGTGGTAGGGTTCGTTAGCTGTTTTCCTTTTAACTCCTATAGGCTCTCTTACCTTTCACCGGATCCAGAAATCaccgagttcttctttgCGAGTTTAGTTAATCTCAGCAAACAGTCAGTCTTTTCCGACGCTAAATTCTCAAGGTTACAACACTTCCTCAATTTTCAGTATTCCTATATAGCTATCCCAGTTTGAGCATATTCGATAGCAGTTAATGAGTGCAATATCAGACTGAATAAAACTCAAATCACAAAATAACAACCATCTTAAATCTAAGCTTGGGCGTATTGTTAAGCAATGACCCTCTTGGCAAACGAGATGTCTGTAAACGCAGAGTCAGCTTACCTCAGACGGGAAAAGCCATGCACGTCGTTGATCATTCAAGTGGATTGCATCATCTCGAATCCTGCAAGATAATACGAAAATGCGATCAGATGTAAAGTACCGGCAGCAAAAGAGCCGAAAGTGTTGATTGCTGTCCGACTCCAACCCACGTTCCCGTCTTGCGAAGAGACATTGCCATTTGGACAAGTCCCATCACAGACACTCTCCAGAATCCTACGGTGCAATAGATCTCCGCTGACAACCCCGCTAACACGGAAGTGGTTTGATGTCGCCAAAGCGCAGCCAGTGGAAAGGTTCAGCTTGTAATTAGTGCACGTTAACGTTAGTTGCCATCATTGCAGTACTAAGCACACTACAAGCACTCGGCAATTACCATGTAGCATGTGGCGTATAAAGAACAGACGTCGCATCAAATCTCATGCTTACGCCAACACTCCTTCATCATCCACCAATGGCCATGTCGTCTCACCTTGCCGAGTTGTACGGACAAACGTCCACGAGCTTCATCTTGACGCTCATTCTCTCTATTGCCAGTAGTCTCTATCTCATACGACGTGCCCTCCTCCCCAAGCCGATCCCGGGCATCCCATTTAACAAAAATGCAATCAATTCCATCATGGGCGACATACCCGAATTCAGAGCAGCCAAGAACCGTCGCGAGTGGTGGGCAGTACAAGCCGTGAAACACCAATCTCCTTTGGTCCAAGTTTTCATGAAACCCTTTGGACTTCCCTGGGTTTTTGTAGCCGATCATTTTGAAGCATCGGATATCTGTATGCGAAGACTCAAAGAATTTGACCGAGCGGACGTCACAAGGCAGCAATTTGGAGGTCTAACACCATATCATCAAATCACGCTCAAGACATCAGATCCGCAGTTCAAGAGGAATAGAGAACTGGTGCGTGATCTGATGTCAACCAGTTTCCTCCAACAGGCCACAGCTCCTCAAATCCACCACAAGTTCTCGACTCTGATGACCCTTTGGGATCGCAAGAGACAACTATCTGGAGGACGACCATTTGACATTTCGCACGATATACACAATGCGGCATTCGATATAATCCTGGGAGCCTCATTTGGTGTCGATTCTGGACAGGGACAGATCGGAAAAGAGCTTGATGAGCTCAGAAGCAAGACCACGACTGGAGGAAATGATGACGCGTTCGAGTTTGAGCATGTACCATTCTACGATAAAGAACTTGGCTGCTTCGATATTCTTATTGAAAGTTTCAACGTTTCGATGAGATCACCCTACCCACTTATCAGCCACTTCCTGTATCGTAACctgtcatcaaagatgagGGAGGCCAATGCAATGCGTGCTAAGTTGCAAAACCGAGAGATCGCCAAGAGTATTGAGAGAAGGGAAAAGGGACAACCACAACGCTGTGCTTTAGACAACATGATGGCTCGTGAAGACGCGATTGCCGAGAAGGAGGGACGAAAACCAGATTACCGAAGCCAAGCGATTCTCAGCGAGGTATGTCATGATTATACATCTATCCTTGTGAACTAATCTAATCTTATCTTTGAAGTTACTTGGCTACCTCGTCGCTGGGCATGAGACAACGTCAGGTGTTTTGAGATGGGGAATGAAATACTTGACGAACGATCAGCGTGTTCAGTCAACCCTCCGTGAGGCATTTCGCACGGGCTACGCCGAAGCACTCGAACAGAAGCGCGTTCCAACTATGGACGAGGTTCTGAAAGCCCACATCCCATATCTGGATGCTGTCATTGAGGAGATACTCCGCCACGCACGTGTCGCTCCCATCACTCTCATAGAAGCCGTTACAGACACACAGATTCTCGGTTACCACATCCCCAAGGGCACGACCATTGGCTTTCTAGGAAATGGCCCTGGAGTCATGATGCCGAGTATTCCTGTTGACCCCAAGAAGAGATccgaagcttctcaagcACACGTGAACAAGATGGAACTTTTTGACGAATCGAACATTTCCCAATTTGTTCCAGAGAGATGGCTCACTACACAGACCAACGAGAATGGAGAAAAGGTTACCGTTTTTGATCCTAACAACGGTCCACAGCAAGCGTTTGGCCTGGGTCCTCGTGCATGCTTTGGAAAGAAACTGGCATACATGGAAATCAAGGCCTTCTTTACATTTGTGTTTTGGGAGTTCAAGTTGGAGCCAGTAAAGGATGAGTTGGCAACGGACGAAGAAATGGTTGCGTTAACAAGGGCGCCGAAGAATGTTTATGTCAAGTTGGCAAAGGTTGAATGTTGTGGATAGAACTCTTGCGTTCAACTATCTAGTTAGTTAGTCATATCCCTCCTTATTTGCACGAGGAATGACTCGGAACAGCCACCCAGTCCAGTGCGTGCAGCCAAATTCGTTTCTTGTTTATCTGACATTTGCCATCCTATCTTTACCATAAGCCTGCTGTGTGAAAGGATTCGTTGTAGTCCGCCTTTCTAAATCCAGTCGGTCCAAGAAACTCCCTCTAATTAGATTATAACCGTACTTCCCATTACCTTTATATCTAAGTTTCTCCCACGACTACTTATACAGGTTGCTCTTCCGGTCGTACTAGAAGATACGAATCCGCATTAGGTAAAAATCTTCTAAAAGAAGGTCCCACAGACCAGCATCCTAGTGTCCAAACATGCTGCTGTCAGATCGTCAGTATCGCCATTTACGACTAGAAATGAAAATGGTTACCTTTGCTAGATCCGTAAGATCCACTCTCTCAGAGACAGGATTTCTATACAACGCCTGCTCGAGGGTATAAGGCCAGTCGCACTTGATGAACAACGACATATCTGCGAGCCATTCCATACGTTGCTGAAGCTGCGGTAGTTGTACAACGAGGTCGCGGAATCCTGGCCATAGCACAAAGTCCGCCATGCTGATATGAGGTGTAAACAGCTGATGGGACCTGTCGAACATTAATATATGTTGTCCAAAACCAAGACAGGTTCCTAGGAGGTAGCTCACGTCGGTCTAATCCACTCTGGCATGGCAGCATATGACTCTGGTGTAGGGTCaatcatccatctcatcataTACCAGAATACATTCATGGATGCAAAGCAAGTGAAATCGTATCCTGTCGACATCAGTTAATCACTCTCCCAGACCCCAAAATGGGCGAATTACCTTGATGCTTAACGCTATGCACCATTCTCGCTGCCCACTGTGACAAAAGACACGATCTATCAAACTCTTGCTGGTCATATAGCGCTGCAACATTGGGATGGTGACCAGCGATTCGATGTACCGGTTCTCCACTCTGCAAAAGGCTGGTTCCTCGTTTGTAAATATCTCCAAACGCATCATCGAGATGTCCCGGGTCTGGTATGGTGTTAAGCGAGGTGGCAGCCCAATCGGGGACAAAGATGTTGCGTATCTGCGCGTCTTGAATGCTTCCAGGGTACCCGTTTGCTCGGATGCTGCTTGAGAGAGATAAATTGTTGAAGTGATTTCGAAAGTTTGGCTGGATGTCGAGCGATGAGGATAACGCTTGTTCGCTATTTGCTTCAAGATTCGATTGGGGTGATATATAGCTGTCGATGCCCGTTGTAGCGGTCTGCATTGAACGAGTCGGCCCTTCATACATCAGTGGAGACTGTTCATTGATATGGTTTACTGTCCCGTGTTGGCTATTATGAGGGCTTCGTCCTGGTGCATCAGTCGCTGTTGTAAGTAGGAAGTCATCGTGGTTGAACAACGGTTCGAAGAAAAGACTTTGTTTTCCTGGCTGACGCGATATCGTACTGGGATTGTTTTCGAGTTGGATTGAATCAGGCGAGCCTTCTATCTTACTGCGCATTGGTATTgttgcctgagcctgagACTGGAGATTTTGTGGTTGTTGGAGACCTGGCGAGCCGTCCTTTACTTGTGACTAAAGGTACGCCATTAGTGCTACTTAAACTCCATATCATGACTGTTGGGATATGTCTTACTATAGGATACACGGGGATGTTTGTGGTTGTATCTGGATGCGATTGATAAAAGGTTGCTTGTGTCATTGACGAATACTCGAAACCATTCTCTGCTAACCCAGAGTTGGATACAGCAAAGGACTCTGCATGATGTAAAACACCTTCTGTCGAAAGAGGCGGAATAGTCGTCTCGCCAGGAACTTGTGAGTCTTCCATTGTAACGTCAATGCCTCCAGCGTCGCTGAGTACTTCTAATATCTCCAACGGTTCCTTGGCATTCTGTAAAAGCTCCAACACGATGCTTCTGATTCGATCCGGCCCAGAAGCTACCTGTATCAGAAGGGTCTTTGCAGCCTCCAATTCTGCTTCGAGGCTCTCATTGATGCTTTGAAGATTTCTGAGTTTTGCATCCCGAACATCCGAGTCGTATATGCATTCCACACCCCATTTGGCACAGTTTGCACATGTAGGCTTGAGTCCATTGCACTATATCTAGTGTCAGCCAGTCAATCCTGGGCTCAAAGTCAGCAATTGTTACCTTGGATTTCCGTTTTCGGCACTCCAAGCAAGCTGATTTGATTATGCCATTCCTCTTTGATGCAGCCCGATCTTGGGGTTCCTTTCCAAAGTTCCCATCCTTTGAAAGGGCGGGTTTGATTGGCCTATACGCAGTCGACATAGATGAACGGTATGTCCTCCAGTTGGCTGATTGATTCGAATGCGTAAATAGTATCGATATTTCATGACAGGGAATGGTTTGACAATTGCAAATTATCGCCGAGGTTTAAAGTAAGAGTTCAACTTGGAGATTTGTATGATATGATATCATATGAGGCAACGCtactcctctcctctcctcccaCGTCCTCAATCATTTTTGTGGCGCTTGGATCATGATTGGTCAAGATACGTCActggcttggcttgttgcTTATTATTACGACCGACGGACCTGGAAATGcgaaaagagagaagaagggaTGTCTCGGTTATGGCATTTCAATGTTGCATTCCTTCCTTTCACCCAAATGTCTAGTCTAggtttgctttttctttcttgataGACACGCGCTCCATAGCCACAGAACCAACAATAGTAAGCACAGCCAAAGCCAATGGAATGTACAATGTTTGTATCACTGCATTTTCATACCCATTCAGCACACTCTGCAACCTCTCTGGTCCAATTGATTCTCTCATCTTCGACAACCCCGCCTTTTGAAGTGTATCAACGTCGGTCCCTGGTGAGCTCGATTTGATCTCATTAGCAAGTCGATCCTGGAACAAGGTCGCTGATGCGCAAATCCACAACGCGGAACCCATGCCTGCCCCAAAGGTTAGGACCGCTCCGCCAAGAGAAATGTCTTCCATGGGAAGAACGGCTTGAAGTGCTATCATCGGACTATTCAGGCCAAGACCGACTGCCAGACCTAAAAAGGACAAAAGGATAACTGCTTTGGTCACCTGCTCCTCAAAGTCGATAGTTGTGAGAAGGCCTGATATGATGGGTGTCAAGATACTCGTGGCCAACATGAATGCTAAATGAATGTGGTTAGCTTCTGTTCTGTTCAGAAGATCACCCATCAAACTCACGGTAATAGTATCCAAGCCACGTCGTGCCAAGGCCGGAAATAACAAAGGCGATAGACAATCCGCCTACCATGGGAAGAGCAAGCAACCCAGCTTTTGTAGGTGTATATCCTCGTACTCCTTGAAAGTAGATGGACATGTAGTATTCTGTAACCGCAAGAACTCCCTCGCAACACGCTCCAAACCACATACCCGCTATTATACTCCTCTGCTTTAGAATTCTTGGAGGCAGCAGGGCCTTGTCGCCCTGGTGATATTGCAGATAACCAAATGCAATAAACAGCAGCGCACAAAAGACAAGAGGCAAGATAATCTGCCAGCTGCCCCAGCCAAACTTTGTACCTCCCCATTGCAAGGCCATGAGAAGACAGGT carries:
- the CEL3B gene encoding glycoside hydrolase 3 (SECRETED:SignalP(1-18)~BUSCO:6310at5125~CAZy:GH3), which produces MWPSQLLCLALQATRVLSRPAEPTHEEYPSPQGEGRGIWKSAYSKAQEFVAHLTLEEKVNVTRGFAADNVCAGNTGTIPRLGWPGLCLHDAGNGVRATDLVNSYPSALHVGASWDKNLTYQRGYYMGKEFKAKGVNVLLGPNVGPLGRTPLGGRNWEGFSVDPYLTGKLSAESIIGHQDAGVIANVKHFIANEQETYRRPYHGIEAVSSNIDDKTLHEYYLWPFVDSVKAGVASVMCAYNRVNGTYACENSKLMNGILKSELEFDGFVLLDWNAQHNLESANAGLDMVMPMGGFWGENLTMAVGNGSVKEDRVTDMATRILAAWYLVGQDNAFPTPGIGMKNLSLPHEQVEARIPESRPTLLEGAIAGHVLVKNENKALPFKKNPKMISVFGYDATVAETKNTGKLFELGYTSSPEMGQAVLGDEHHFDQAARGGTIVSGGRAAANSPPYISDPLSAIQQRAAKDGGWVNWDLSSPDPDVNGASDVCLVFINAMATEGWDRDGLHDDFSDGLILNVASKCANTIVVIHAAGIRLVDQWIDHPNITATIIAHLPGQDSGEALVKLLYGEADFSGKLPYTIAKNESDYTPYEPCGREGDSTDPQCDFTEGVYLDYRSFDNRDITPRYEFGFGLSYTMFDYTSLSIKVGQTGSSAVTGDLWETYATVQATVSNSGERSGEEVAQLYVAIPNSPPKQLRGFEKVKLDKGDSVEIPFEITRRDLSVWDVVKQDWVLQSGNYTIFVGGSSRNLPLTESFTINV
- a CDS encoding hypothetical protein (TransMembrane:13 (o56-78i90-113o119-146i181-204o210-229i250-269o281-300i320-341o356-376i383-402o414-435i447-471o518-539i)), coding for MPSKTLTQTPIHTATVQSNIDSPSESRPIEALQIKEPGNEEDNIVFPTGPKLWSTMLSMSIALFLSGLDITIVAVAVPSITDEFQTIADIGWYSAAYGMSLSAFVFFFGQVYTLFSTKAVFLIGIATFEIGALICTLAPSSAVFILGRAISGLGRGAINGGLFKLLKQCFPLSKQAMVNSLLSGVGSLGLITAPTIGGALVDAFSWRACFGVNIPLGVLCLILTWYGVHESSHHRENAPVLTLKEKIKKIDFLGTLIAVPAVTCLLMALQWGGTKFGWGSWQIILPLVFCALLFIAFGYLQYHQGDKALLPPRILKQRSIIAGMWFGACCEGVLAVTEYYMSIYFQGVRGYTPTKAGLLALPMVGGLSIAFVISGLGTTWLGYYYPFMLATSILTPIISGLLTTIDFEEQVTKAVILLSFLGLAVGLGLNSPMIALQAVLPMEDISLGGAVLTFGAGMGSALWICASATLFQDRLANEIKSSSPGTDVDTLQKAGLSKMRESIGPERLQSVLNGYENAVIQTLYIPLALAVLTIVGSVAMERVSIKKEKANLD
- a CDS encoding hypothetical protein (TransMembrane:1 (o12-33i)), coding for MAMSSHLAELYGQTSTSFILTLILSIASSLYLIRRALLPKPIPGIPFNKNAINSIMGDIPEFRAAKNRREWWAVQAVKHQSPLVQVFMKPFGLPWVFVADHFEASDICMRRLKEFDRADVTRQQFGGLTPYHQITLKTSDPQFKRNRELVRDLMSTSFLQQATAPQIHHKFSTLMTLWDRKRQLSGGRPFDISHDIHNAAFDIILGASFGVDSGQGQIGKELDELRSKTTTGGNDDAFEFEHVPFYDKELGCFDILIESFNVSMRSPYPLISHFLYRNLSSKMREANAMRAKLQNREIAKSIERREKGQPQRCALDNMMAREDAIAEKEGRKPDYRSQAILSELLGYLVAGHETTSGVLRWGMKYLTNDQRVQSTLREAFRTGYAEALEQKRVPTMDEVLKAHIPYLDAVIEEILRHARVAPITLIEAVTDTQILGYHIPKGTTIGFLGNGPGVMMPSIPVDPKKRSEASQAHVNKMELFDESNISQFVPERWLTTQTNENGEKVTVFDPNNGPQQAFGLGPRACFGKKLAYMEIKAFFTFVFWEFKLEPVKDELATDEEMVALTRAPKNVYVKLAKVECCG